ATCCAAGGGCTTCATTTAATATTTCTGCCTGTATTTTTTCTCTATCTTTCATGGAGATTGAAAACCTTTTACTTTCCTCTTCTAAAAGGTTTTCAATTGTTTCTTTAACTTCTTTCTCTAAGTCTTTGTTGCTTTCAGTGTCTTTTAGGGCATCTTTGTCGATCTCGTCTATCAAGGTACGATGAAGCCTGCTCTTCAGATCCCTATGGGGGTCCTCATTAGAACCAGTTCCGTTACTGCCTCCGGATTTGTCTTTTTTATTTGATTTTGCTAATCCATTTCCATTTGTAGTTTTTGTTCCTTCTTCTTCGGTTTCAAGGCTCATTTCTTGTTTTTGTCTATTTAGCCTTGATAGTAATGAATAAGGTCCACGACTATTTCCCGGATGACTGTTACCATTTAATATTAGTTCTTGACTTTCTTCTTGCTTTTGGTCAGTATTATTATCCTCATCTAATTCTTCTGATTGTTTTTGTTTTGTTTTTTCTTCTATCCCAATCTCATTTTGGCGCTTTTTAGTTTCATTATTATCACTATCATCCTCATTATCATTATCACCTTTTTTCTTGTCATCTTTAGTTTCATCTATCCCCATAATCCAAGCCCTATGGTTTTGGTTATCAGTTTTGCTTGATTTCTTGCTGCTTTTCTTTTTTTCTTTTTCTTCATTATTTTCTTCGTTTTTATTATCACTCATTTCTTTTGCATAGGAATCAGCGGAGTTAGACTTATCTTCTTCTAGCTCGTTTTCTAGGCTATCAAGCTTTTCTTCTTCATTTATCTTTTCTTCTAATTTAAATATTTGATCCATGAGTTCTTTGTACTCTGAATATTCTTCTTTAGTTAGTTCTCTATTTTCTTTATATTGTTTGTCCCATATTTTTCTGGCATTTTGGACCAAATTGGCTTTTTCTTCTTTAATTTCTTTTAGCTTACTCATATCATCCACCCCTTAAAAGATAGAATTGGGTGTATTTATTTAATCCTCTGTTCACTCTCTATTACTCTATCTGAGAATTTTCTAAATTCACTTACTATACCGTTAACAGATGGTTCTAAGATTACAGGCACACCTCTATTTACTGCTTCCACTACGCTTTTTTCTTTATTTGGTACCCTGTAAAAAACTTTTCTATCTAGTGCATCTTGTAGATCGTCTTTTCCTACTTTGTAATACTTAGCTTCTTTGTTTACGACTAAGTTAACCTTGTCATCGGGGTAACCTAGATCATTCATTATCTTCAATGAGTTTTTGGCATTTTTGATCGATGGTAGGTCAAGGGTGGTAACCAAAAAAACCTTGTATGACTGGTCTAGAGCTGCAAGCACATGCCCTGAAAAAGCCGGTGGTGTATCTACAAGGATATATTCATAAGTTTCTGTAAGAACCCTTAGAATTTCTTCTACATGGCTTTCTGTTACATACTCTGCTTCTTCAGGGTTCTTTGGCGGACATAATATCTTTACCCCAGATTCTTCATGATGGACAAGAAAGCTTTCTAAGGTGTTTTTGTCTAACTCTCCAGAATAAGACAATACATCTGTAATCGTGTAAGTTGGATTTATATTAAACATTACAGGGATATTCCCAAATTGAAGATCAAGGTCTACTATCACTGTCTTTTTGTCATGAAATTTGGATAGGCTAGCTGCTAAGTTAGTTGCAAGGGTAGTTTTGCCTGTTCCTCCCTTGGCGCTAAATATAGAAAGAATCCTTGGTTTATGTTTAATGCCTGATTTTAATAGTGCTTGGTTCATCTGCTGTTCTCTTGTCTCTTCTTCTTTTTTGACAACGTCTTTTATTGTGGAGATCAACTCATCTCCAGAAAAAGGCTTAACAAGATAATCTTTAGCTCCTGCTCTCATAGCTTTTTTCAGGTACTCAGGTTCACCTTGAACAGATATTATTATAGGAGCTACATTTGGTGCTTTTAGCGACAAACTTTCTATTGCCGTTATACCATCAACAAGAGGCATATTAATATCCATAAGAACAACATCAGGCTTTAGCTTTTCGGCGAGGGTAATGGCCTGTTCACCATTTGAGGCTTCGCCTACTACATTGATGTTTCTTTCATATTCAAAGAATCTTTTTATATTTTCTCGTGTTTCCACAATATCATCAGCTATCAATACATCTATTTTTAAATTAGCCATTTTCACTACCTCCTTAAGACTTTTCTAATCTTCTTCTACTAACGGGTTTAAAAGCAACCTGATAACTCCGTTCTCTTCAGCATCTGTAAGAGATTCTGCTTCACTTGGACTTACTGCCAGGGTTACTGTAGATACTTCTTGGACAAGTTCTTGATCTTGATAAAGCACCCGGTCACCAGCAGCCAGAACTTTTAGATCCTGTAAGATTGTTCTTGTCTCTGTGTCTTCTTGTCCCTCTTCTTGCTCTTCAAAATCTGTAGCCACTACATCTAACATGTCTCCTGCCTGGATAAAACCTGCTACCCCCGAGACTTCATCTACTGATACTGATATTGCACGCTTACCTTCTGGTATAGCATGAGAGAGCCTATTTACTTCTTCTTCTGGCAGGATCTTTTGTGCTAACAACACTTCTTCTCTTACCATATCTTGAATAACTGCCTCACCTAAGACTTCTTCCTTATCTGTTATGGCATCTGGGTGAATCTCTTCTTTATGGACTGATTTTGTTTCTAGATCATCTACTGTCAAGACCGTTCCGCTTGTAAGATCTCTTCTTGCTACTACTATTTCTACTACATCTTCATGTTCTACCGAAGGGCCTTCGGTTTGGTTTTGCTTCTCAATGGCCAAAATGTACTGGTGGATAGCCAGTACAGTAACAATTGCAAGTATAAGTGATACTATTAGTCCACGGTATTTTTTTATTTTTTTCATCTTTTATACAACTCCTTTTTCAAAACAAGTTTACCTTACAAGCCTTGTACCTCTAAGGCCAAAGTCTTTGCCATCTTCAAGTAATTCCCCATCTGAGACTTTTTCTTGGAATATACCTTCTACGACAGTGTGACCTGTGCCACCCTCTTCTTTAATCTCTTTAAGTGTAAACGCTCCAAAACCTAATATTTCAACCTCACTTCTACCACCATCGTGGTAGGAAACAATAGGAATAGTAATCTCTATGTTTCCTGTTTCATACCGATCTTCTAGGCCCTGCTTAGTTGGGTTAGCCATATTTCCTGGTTCTGTATCTATAATTTCACCTACTCTAAGCATCTCATCAAATCCATTCTCAAGGTTATCACGATAATTACTAGTCCCTGTACCGCCCAAAGCAAGCGGCTGGTAATTACCTTCATCACCATCAGCTATCTTTAACTCATAAACACCATAGCCTTCAAAATCATCATCTGGTATGCCAAAAGGAACAACACCAAGAAAACCAGATATCGGGACAGCCTCGGCAGCAGCTAGCCCGGTAACTTCCTGTTCATTAAACCCTATTACTCTGGCAAAAGAATAGCTTACATCTCTTTTCGCTGTAACTTCTATTTCTTTTTTTTGATTTTCATCTTCAGGCAGCAATTGGATTTCGTAATCTTCAAGTCCGTTTTGTTCTGCTATCCTTTTGGCTTCACTAATCGCAAAATCATAGTGTTCTTCTTCATACTCACCGTCGTCTCTATATGGAAAGCTTGATGCTCCTGCAAGTGCACTTGCTTCAGCAGCAGAGACTAACCTTGCCCTTTCAATATATACAAGACCCAGATCAACTACTAAAGCTGTAAAAGCAAAGAGAACTACTATAGTTATAGCAACTAACACCGCTGAACTTCCTTTTTCTTCTTTAAATATTTTTTTGATAAGATTTTTAATTTCAGTCATAGTTTAATCCCACCCGTTTTTTTTGAGTAAGTTCTTCTAAGCTCATTCAATTCGCATAGTAGTTTCTGTCCTTAACTGGTAATATCCAGCGCCGTCATCAA
The Natranaerofaba carboxydovora genome window above contains:
- a CDS encoding TadE/TadG family type IV pilus assembly protein, translating into MTEIKNLIKKIFKEEKGSSAVLVAITIVVLFAFTALVVDLGLVYIERARLVSAAEASALAGASSFPYRDDGEYEEEHYDFAISEAKRIAEQNGLEDYEIQLLPEDENQKKEIEVTAKRDVSYSFARVIGFNEQEVTGLAAAEAVPISGFLGVVPFGIPDDDFEGYGVYELKIADGDEGNYQPLALGGTGTSNYRDNLENGFDEMLRVGEIIDTEPGNMANPTKQGLEDRYETGNIEITIPIVSYHDGGRSEVEILGFGAFTLKEIKEEGGTGHTVVEGIFQEKVSDGELLEDGKDFGLRGTRLVR
- a CDS encoding response regulator, which produces MANLKIDVLIADDIVETRENIKRFFEYERNINVVGEASNGEQAITLAEKLKPDVVLMDINMPLVDGITAIESLSLKAPNVAPIIISVQGEPEYLKKAMRAGAKDYLVKPFSGDELISTIKDVVKKEEETREQQMNQALLKSGIKHKPRILSIFSAKGGTGKTTLATNLAASLSKFHDKKTVIVDLDLQFGNIPVMFNINPTYTITDVLSYSGELDKNTLESFLVHHEESGVKILCPPKNPEEAEYVTESHVEEILRVLTETYEYILVDTPPAFSGHVLAALDQSYKVFLVTTLDLPSIKNAKNSLKIMNDLGYPDDKVNLVVNKEAKYYKVGKDDLQDALDRKVFYRVPNKEKSVVEAVNRGVPVILEPSVNGIVSEFRKFSDRVIESEQRIK
- the cpaB gene encoding Flp pilus assembly protein CpaB; the encoded protein is MKKIKKYRGLIVSLILAIVTVLAIHQYILAIEKQNQTEGPSVEHEDVVEIVVARRDLTSGTVLTVDDLETKSVHKEEIHPDAITDKEEVLGEAVIQDMVREEVLLAQKILPEEEVNRLSHAIPEGKRAISVSVDEVSGVAGFIQAGDMLDVVATDFEEQEEGQEDTETRTILQDLKVLAAGDRVLYQDQELVQEVSTVTLAVSPSEAESLTDAEENGVIRLLLNPLVEED